The genome window ATAGCGATAGGTGAGCGGGTTCCACTGACCGAAGAGTCCATTGCTGGTGTCGAAGGTGACGCTGGCAGAGTCGTAATCGCTCAAGCCGAGGTCGGAGTGGAAGGCGTGCGCGGCGATGAAATTCGTGTCGTGGCATTGTCCGCAGGTGAGCATGGTGGAGACAGTCTTATCGCTTTCGAGCACGTTCGTGCCGTCCGCATCGAGCAGGAGGAAGTTCGGGTGTAATGCCGAAGCCTGGGGAGCAGGAGCAGGTTCAGGCGCGGCAAGAACCGTTCCAATTCCGATCGCGGCGACTACGAGAAGGAGTCCAAATAGTGTGAAGAGGATGTATCGTTTCATTGTTATTTCCTTCCGCCCCATTTGATCGGGTCGCCGAGGTAGCCAAGCGCTTCCCAATCCATGCGCCCGTTCTCGCTGTGGCACGAGTCGCATTGCAATGCTTTGTCGGCGGACTGCACCATGTGGGTGGTGGGCCAGTACATGTAGGTTTCGGTGAAGCCGTATTGACCGCTGTACGGCAGACCCATGCGTTCCTCGGCGAGTTGGAAGCCGCTGTCCCAATCGAAGGTGGTCCAGAAACCGTTTTCGCCGGCGGTAATGGGGGCGAGCAGATAGTTGTACGTTGTGTCGTAGGGCTGTTTGGCGATGTGCAGTTTGAAGGGGAATATCTTCGCGGTTTTGTCTGCAATACTGCCCGCGGGTTTGTTGATGTAGGTCACGCCGTCCTTGTTGATCGGGTCGCCGAGGATGTAGCGGTATTCATTGTTTCCATTGAACCAGAGATAGGCGGGGGCAAAGTTCTTGTCGTATACAAATTCACCTTTGATCTTGAGGTAGGTGAAGTGGTTGTCTTCGCGTCCCTCCTGAGCCGCCTCTGACCAGTCCCAATAGACTTTGGTGGGGTCTTCGAGCGCGAGCGCGGGGATGTGGCAGGTTTGGCAGGCGACTGCAGCGAGATGACCGTCAATACGTTCGTCGCCGTGTTTTTGGTCCACATGGCATTGCTCGCAGGAGACTTGTTCGGCGGGGTCGATGGTGTAGTTATCGCTCAACATGCGCCCGAGGATCTGGTGGTCCTGCGTCCAATGGCAGTCGGTGCAGAGCATGTTGTTCCCGCCGCCCATGTGGATGTCGAGCGATTCGCTGGGAAAGTACAGGCTTTCATCGAGGTCGCCGTGTTTGACGCCGTTGCCGCCGCCGCCGTCGAAATGACAGGTCCCACAGTTGTCGCGGGTGGGCGCGCGGACGGAGCGTGCTGCGGCGAGCAGGTCAACGCCTTCAGCCGGATCCCCGTATTCGCCTTTGGCGTACGCCCCCATATCCGCGTGGCAGGCGAGACAGTCCACGTTTTCCGTCTTCGTGTAGTCGTATTCTCCGAATTCCTCCCAGCCGTAGCCGACATGGCAAGTCATGCATCGCTTTTGATTCCCCTGTGCGCTGATGCAGAAGTTGTTGATCTGATTGGCTTTGCCGATGGTGACGGGTTCGTCGCGCCAGGGAACATCGAATTCCTTGGATTCCCATGTCCAGTGGGTGGTTGCCATGACTGCTGTGGCGGCATCTTCGTGGCATTCGAGGCAGGCGCGGGTTACATCCTGTCCTGTGGTGAATTCGCCGTTGACGATGTCGGAATGATCCACATGCACGGGCTTGACGGGGAGATATGCTGCAGGGTCGTTCGCTTTTTGGGCGCGGGGCAGGAAGTAAAGGACCGGGACGAGAATCAGCAACAAAATGCCGAGCAAACCCAAAGTCCATGAAGGGATGCGAAGTCTTGAGCGTGTCGAAGGGCGTTGTTTCATACATTCTCCTGTGCGGTTTCGTTGACCAGGCTTGCCTGATATGCGAGTCGGTCACGCATGATGCTGCGCATGATGTCAAGTGCCTGAATGAGCCGGGGATCGGCAAGGTGATAGGTGATGGTCGTGCCTGTGCGAACAGTGTCCACCAGCCCGCGTTCGCGCAGGACTTTGAGGTGGCGCGACGTGGTGGGCTGGTTCAAGCCCAATTCGTTTGCCAGTTCGTTGACGTTGTGAGGCGTTTCATTGAGTGAATATAAAATGAGGAGGCGGCTTGGGTCCGAAAGCGCCGCACAGAAGTTGGCTTCTAGCTGCAGGATTTCCTGCTGGAGAGTGGGGTTGACCATGATCTACCTGCCTATATGTATATAAACGAATATTTATACATGCATCATAATATTGTGACAGTTTGTACAATAGTGCAGTGTGTCACATTAATTTTCGTTTAATGTCACTTTTCGTTGGGGTATAATTTTGGGAAGATTTAAAGATTTTGGAAATCCGGAGGTACCATGGAATCATTTATTCGTGAGGCAGCATCCGTAAATGTGGCGTCCCGCCTGCGGGAATTGCGCGAGGGGCAAAATATTTCCATGCGCACGCTCGCAACCAGGAGCGGACTCTCCGCCAATGCGCTTTCGATGATCGAACGCGGTAAAACATCGCCTTCGGTCAGCACGCTCTATAAACTTGCGGATGCGCTGGGCGTATCGATCACGGCTTTTTTTGATACCGGGACAGAGATGAAGCAAATCGTCTTTTTGAAAGCGGACGAACGAACACGCGTGTCGTTCACGCGCGGGGTGTTCGAGGCGCTGGGCGGGGAAAATTTTTCAGGGCGGGTGGAGCCGTTCATGCTCACGACGGAGAGTGGCGCCACCTGCGGTCCGCATGACATTGTCCATTCCGGGCATGAATTTGTCTTCTGCCTGCGTGGGCAGTTGGATTATTATGTGGAGAAGGAATTGTTCCATTTGGGGGCGGGGGACAGCCTGTTGTTTGCTTCAAAATTACGTCATCGCTGGCGTAACCCAAGCGGCAATGTGACTACCGCCTTGATCATCATTTCCGGTTTTGCCGAGGGGGAGCAGCCGCATGTGACGCACATGAAGAGGGCAAAATAGTACAGAAAGTGAGAATCAAAAAAGACGCCGATGCGGGAAGCATCGGCGTCTTTTTTGATTCTTCAACCACTTATGCGTACATTCCCCAATCCAATGCGGAGGGATCTTCCATCATGGAGAAATCCCACATTTCCATGCCCATTTCGATATTGACGGGCATGTTCAGCCCTTCGGTTGCCTTCGCCTTGGTCATCTCGATCATGGCGGGACCGTAGGGGCAGAATGGCGTCGTGAGGATCATCTTCACGCGGCCGATGCCGTTCTCGATTTCAACATCCCGAATCAAGCCCAATTGAATGATGTTCATTCCAATTTCCGGATCGATCACCTCAGACAGGCTTGCACGCGCCTGTTGAACGATCTCAGGGTGGGTGGTGTGGATGCTCCACTGGATTTCTTTGATTTCTTCGCTCATGGCTCCTCTACTTGTCTGAAATTTACTTGACCTTCACTTCCGCAGGCTGGACGACATAGGTGCAATGCGAGTCGCCATCCAAAATGCACTGAACTTTATTGGCCGGCAGGGCCAGCATTTTTGAGATCAGGGTCTGGTCAACTGTGCATACTTCAGGGTGGGCAATCCCAATTTGATAATACGGGCAGGAAATTTCATGGATCTGGTATTGACCGTCCTTCTTTTCCCATTCCACGGTAAAGCCTTCCTGCGCAAGCATATCCTTGACGAAGTCAAGACGTTCCTCCACACTCATGTTTTTCATGTCGCTGGCGTACTGGCTGGCGAGGTCTTCTGCGATCTGATTGAATAATTTCGCAACTACCGGCCCCGGCATGGTCTCCTTCATTTGCGAAAGCAGGCGGGTGGTCAATTGCATGTAGCGTGTGGGAAATCGCTCCATGCCCTCATCGGTAAGGATGTACGCCAGGCGCGGACGTCCCACGCCATGGCGCTCCTCCTGGCCCTCCACCAGGCCTTCCATCTGTAGGTTGGTGATGTGGTGGCGCACGGAAATGGGATTAATGCCAACAGCTTCCGCCAGATCATTAATGGTGGAGCGCGGCTTTCTTAACAAGGTCTGTAGAATCTTGTCTCGCGTGGATTTCATGCCGGGAGTATAACAATCCTGCCTGAGTTTGTCAATATACTAGAAAAATATCATAAATATTGACAAATCCATCCAGTCCTGCTATAATGCCGTCTCAGTGTAAAAAAAAACGCCAGCAATGGCTTACAAAGTACCGCCAGAGCGGTAATTTCCCAGGAGCTAGGTATAAGAATGTCGCAACTCGAAATCAAGAATCTGCATGTAAGTATCGAAGATAAGGAAATCCTGAAGGGCCTTTCGCTCACCATCAATCAGGGTGAGATCCACGCCATCATGGGACCCAACGGAACGGGCAAGTCCACCCTTGCCTATACCCTGATGGGGCATCCGAATTACATCGTCACAGAGGGCGAGATCCTCTTCAAGGGCAAAAATGTCCTCGAACTCGAACCCGACGAACGTTCCCGTGAGGGAATTTTTCTTGCTTTTCAATACCCTGTCGCCATACCCGGCGTGACCGTGGCCAACTTCCTGCGCACTGCCATCAATTCCCGCCGCCGCGCTGTCAACCCCGAAGACAAAGGCATGCCCATCCCTGAATTCCGCAAGATGCTCAAGGAAAAAATGGACACGCTCAAGATGGATCACGCTTTTGCA of Anaerolineales bacterium contains these proteins:
- a CDS encoding helix-turn-helix domain-containing protein; protein product: MESFIREAASVNVASRLRELREGQNISMRTLATRSGLSANALSMIERGKTSPSVSTLYKLADALGVSITAFFDTGTEMKQIVFLKADERTRVSFTRGVFEALGGENFSGRVEPFMLTTESGATCGPHDIVHSGHEFVFCLRGQLDYYVEKELFHLGAGDSLLFASKLRHRWRNPSGNVTTALIIISGFAEGEQPHVTHMKRAK
- a CDS encoding metalloregulator ArsR/SmtB family transcription factor, producing the protein MVNPTLQQEILQLEANFCAALSDPSRLLILYSLNETPHNVNELANELGLNQPTTSRHLKVLRERGLVDTVRTGTTITYHLADPRLIQALDIMRSIMRDRLAYQASLVNETAQENV
- a CDS encoding winged helix-turn-helix transcriptional regulator codes for the protein MKSTRDKILQTLLRKPRSTINDLAEAVGINPISVRHHITNLQMEGLVEGQEERHGVGRPRLAYILTDEGMERFPTRYMQLTTRLLSQMKETMPGPVVAKLFNQIAEDLASQYASDMKNMSVEERLDFVKDMLAQEGFTVEWEKKDGQYQIHEISCPYYQIGIAHPEVCTVDQTLISKMLALPANKVQCILDGDSHCTYVVQPAEVKVK
- a CDS encoding iron-sulfur cluster assembly protein; protein product: MSEEIKEIQWSIHTTHPEIVQQARASLSEVIDPEIGMNIIQLGLIRDVEIENGIGRVKMILTTPFCPYGPAMIEMTKAKATEGLNMPVNIEMGMEMWDFSMMEDPSALDWGMYA
- a CDS encoding tetrathionate reductase family octaheme c-type cytochrome, producing the protein MKQRPSTRSRLRIPSWTLGLLGILLLILVPVLYFLPRAQKANDPAAYLPVKPVHVDHSDIVNGEFTTGQDVTRACLECHEDAATAVMATTHWTWESKEFDVPWRDEPVTIGKANQINNFCISAQGNQKRCMTCHVGYGWEEFGEYDYTKTENVDCLACHADMGAYAKGEYGDPAEGVDLLAAARSVRAPTRDNCGTCHFDGGGGNGVKHGDLDESLYFPSESLDIHMGGGNNMLCTDCHWTQDHQILGRMLSDNYTIDPAEQVSCEQCHVDQKHGDERIDGHLAAVACQTCHIPALALEDPTKVYWDWSEAAQEGREDNHFTYLKIKGEFVYDKNFAPAYLWFNGNNEYRYILGDPINKDGVTYINKPAGSIADKTAKIFPFKLHIAKQPYDTTYNYLLAPITAGENGFWTTFDWDSGFQLAEERMGLPYSGQYGFTETYMYWPTTHMVQSADKALQCDSCHSENGRMDWEALGYLGDPIKWGGRK
- the sufC gene encoding Fe-S cluster assembly ATPase SufC; the protein is MSQLEIKNLHVSIEDKEILKGLSLTINQGEIHAIMGPNGTGKSTLAYTLMGHPNYIVTEGEILFKGKNVLELEPDERSREGIFLAFQYPVAIPGVTVANFLRTAINSRRRAVNPEDKGMPIPEFRKMLKEKMDTLKMDHAFAGRYLNDGFSGGEKKRAEILQMATLKPEIAILDETDSGLDIDALRVVAEGVNALSGPDLGVLVITHYQRLLNYIKPNFVHIMLDGRIVESGGADLALHLEDQGYDWVREKYEEAVEGEESAV